Proteins from a single region of Butyrivibrio fibrisolvens:
- a CDS encoding ABC transporter ATP-binding protein, which translates to MNTKDKKGEEKNEFKTLPLLGIPKLLPYIKPYKKTIIIMMTLGMLSSLADSAYPLFNQYAINNFIGKGTLNGLAAFIAMYIVVLVLQTIDNYITVAMCGKVEMSVNRDLRNASFSHLQELSLFYFNTNNVGYIHARVMSDSGKIGEMVAWRFMDIVWQLSYIIFVLMMMLAINWKLALIILMLVPVVVILVAIFQKKLLAINRKIREINSKITGNFNEGITGASSIKTLVVEDKIQEDFEKDTDKMRRTAVKSVRYSAFFTAIVTLVSSMALAIVLWYGGNLSVEGLMTIGTISVFASYALGIMEPIQNIVVTFSEIIAIQVNIERFTRLMETESDVSDRPDVIEKYGDTFNPKKENWEELKGDVEFKDITFCYPDGEENVLENFNLKVPQGTSVAIVGETGAGKSTLVNLVCRFYKPTKGQILIDGHDAADRSIGWLHNSIGYVLQTPHLFSGSVRENLKYGKEDATDEEIWKALDLVAAGDVVRRMEKGLDSDVGEGGNLLSTGEKQLLSFARAILSDPRILILDEATASIDTVTEKKIQNAIKVMTKGRTTFAIAHRLSTITDSDVILVVDDGRIVESGTHEDLMIAGGRYYELFTRQFDDLVVNKSIEKALAH; encoded by the coding sequence ATGAATACTAAAGATAAAAAAGGCGAAGAGAAGAACGAGTTCAAGACGCTTCCGCTTCTTGGAATTCCCAAACTTCTTCCCTACATAAAGCCATATAAAAAGACCATCATAATAATGATGACCCTCGGCATGCTAAGTTCTCTTGCAGACTCGGCATACCCTTTGTTCAATCAGTATGCCATCAATAACTTTATAGGCAAGGGGACTCTTAATGGACTTGCTGCGTTTATTGCAATGTATATCGTAGTCCTTGTCCTTCAGACTATCGACAACTATATAACAGTAGCCATGTGTGGTAAGGTCGAGATGAGCGTTAACAGAGATTTAAGAAACGCGTCGTTTTCACATCTTCAGGAGCTGTCACTTTTTTACTTCAATACCAACAATGTAGGTTATATCCATGCAAGAGTTATGAGTGATTCAGGCAAAATTGGTGAAATGGTAGCCTGGAGATTCATGGATATCGTATGGCAGCTGTCCTACATAATCTTCGTGCTAATGATGATGCTGGCCATTAACTGGAAACTTGCTCTGATAATCCTTATGCTTGTACCTGTTGTTGTAATCCTTGTAGCTATCTTCCAGAAAAAGCTTCTTGCGATCAACAGAAAGATAAGAGAGATAAATTCCAAGATCACAGGTAACTTCAACGAAGGTATAACAGGCGCATCCTCCATCAAGACACTGGTTGTTGAAGATAAGATCCAGGAGGATTTTGAAAAAGATACTGATAAGATGCGAAGAACTGCCGTAAAGTCAGTTCGCTATTCAGCCTTTTTTACGGCAATAGTAACTCTGGTTTCTTCAATGGCTCTCGCCATAGTCCTTTGGTATGGCGGAAACCTCTCTGTTGAAGGTCTTATGACGATCGGAACTATCTCTGTATTTGCTTCCTATGCTCTTGGCATCATGGAGCCTATTCAGAACATAGTTGTGACCTTCTCTGAGATCATTGCGATCCAGGTTAACATCGAAAGATTCACAAGGCTTATGGAGACAGAATCTGATGTATCAGACAGACCTGATGTCATCGAGAAGTATGGAGATACCTTCAATCCGAAAAAAGAGAACTGGGAAGAGCTTAAGGGTGATGTTGAGTTTAAAGATATTACTTTCTGTTACCCGGACGGTGAAGAGAACGTCCTTGAAAACTTCAACCTGAAAGTTCCGCAGGGCACAAGCGTAGCCATTGTAGGAGAGACGGGTGCCGGTAAGTCAACACTTGTAAATCTTGTATGCAGGTTCTATAAGCCTACAAAGGGACAGATCCTTATCGATGGTCACGATGCCGCGGACAGATCTATAGGCTGGCTCCATAACTCTATAGGATACGTGCTTCAGACACCGCATCTTTTCTCAGGATCCGTAAGAGAGAACCTTAAGTATGGTAAAGAAGATGCTACCGACGAAGAAATCTGGAAGGCACTTGACCTTGTTGCGGCAGGAGACGTTGTAAGAAGGATGGAGAAGGGCCTTGACAGCGACGTTGGTGAAGGCGGAAATCTTCTTTCCACAGGAGAGAAACAGCTCTTGTCATTTGCAAGAGCGATCCTGTCAGATCCAAGGATACTGATACTTGATGAGGCAACAGCTTCAATTGATACTGTTACTGAGAAAAAAATTCAGAACGCTATAAAAGTCATGACCAAGGGCCGTACCACTTTTGCCATAGCTCACAGACTTTCAACAATCACAGACTCTGATGTGATACTGGTCGTTGATGATGGAAGGATAGTTGAAAGCGGTACCCATGAAGATCTTATGATCGCCGGCGGAAGATACTACGAACTCTTCACAAGACAGTTCGATGACCTTGTTGTTAATAAATCAATTGAAAAAGCACTTGCACATTGA
- a CDS encoding ABC transporter ATP-binding protein has product MRFKTRSSMVLFFLRGSLHFFFCGIIGSLLVAFLDMINPKIIQYTVDYCIDDKQSKLPSYMNYIMQQLGGREVIRHNLGYIALTIICIAFVAAIFRYLSKVFNTKGAEKLVETMRNTLFEHILKLPYSWHSENHTGDIIQRCTSDVETIKNFLSGQLVSFFRVVIMISLALYFMFSIDAKLSLIAMTLFPVLILYSFFFHRRIGDAFRRADEQEGKLSAIAQENLTGVRIVRAFGREQYEKDKFTSYNDDYTKMWTHLMKLLSAFWASNDLISGLQVMIVTVMGAVFSVQGHITAGEFIAFVSYNAMLIWPVRMLGRIISEMSKAGISIDRVRYIMNSQEEADSEDAIECPIDRDIVFDNVSYAFEKSSKDANGSDITDENSNDKNIKNENDIDTKESEGKDTAEAQEILKNVSFTIKSGTTLGILGGTGSGKSTLMYLLDRLYDLPKENGTITIGGVDIRNIKRSWLRKNLGFVLQEPYLFSRTLSENIGIAAGDEKGSVSMDKIRHASKIAALDESVEKFPSGYDTFVGERGVTLSGGQKQRTAIAQMLIEEPPVMIFDDSLSAVDTQTDARIRKALSENIDDATVILISHRIMTLMHADNIIVLDKGRIVEQGTHEELIAKKGIYYTCAKLQGLDVHPPKEA; this is encoded by the coding sequence CAATCCCAAGATCATTCAGTATACGGTTGATTACTGTATTGATGATAAGCAGTCTAAGCTTCCGTCTTACATGAATTATATTATGCAGCAGCTTGGAGGGCGCGAGGTTATAAGACATAACCTTGGATACATCGCTCTTACTATCATATGTATTGCTTTCGTTGCTGCAATATTTCGATACCTTTCCAAAGTTTTTAATACAAAAGGTGCAGAGAAGCTTGTTGAGACTATGCGTAATACTCTCTTTGAGCACATCTTAAAGCTGCCTTATTCCTGGCATTCAGAGAATCACACAGGTGATATCATTCAGAGGTGTACTTCTGATGTTGAGACTATTAAAAACTTCCTTTCAGGTCAGCTTGTGTCTTTTTTCAGAGTTGTGATAATGATAAGCCTGGCTTTGTACTTCATGTTCTCTATAGATGCTAAGCTTTCGCTTATTGCTATGACTCTGTTCCCGGTGCTTATACTGTATTCATTCTTTTTCCATAGAAGAATAGGTGATGCATTCAGAAGGGCAGATGAACAGGAAGGTAAGCTTTCAGCTATAGCGCAGGAGAACCTTACGGGAGTTCGCATTGTAAGAGCCTTTGGACGAGAGCAGTATGAGAAGGATAAGTTCACATCCTACAACGACGACTACACCAAAATGTGGACTCACCTTATGAAGCTTCTGTCTGCATTCTGGGCATCCAACGATCTTATATCAGGTCTTCAGGTCATGATCGTAACTGTTATGGGTGCTGTTTTCAGTGTGCAGGGGCATATCACGGCTGGAGAATTCATAGCCTTCGTATCTTATAATGCAATGCTGATCTGGCCTGTAAGAATGCTGGGAAGAATTATATCCGAGATGAGTAAGGCAGGCATTTCTATCGACAGGGTCAGATACATCATGAACAGTCAAGAGGAAGCGGATTCGGAAGATGCTATTGAATGTCCTATAGACAGGGATATCGTGTTTGATAATGTATCTTATGCATTTGAAAAAAGTAGTAAAGATGCAAATGGCAGCGATATTACTGATGAAAATAGTAATGATAAGAATATTAAAAATGAAAATGATATAGATACAAAAGAATCAGAAGGAAAAGATACTGCAGAAGCTCAGGAAATCCTCAAGAATGTCAGCTTTACAATTAAAAGCGGTACAACACTGGGAATCCTTGGCGGAACAGGTTCAGGTAAGTCTACACTTATGTACCTTCTTGACAGGCTCTACGACCTTCCAAAGGAAAACGGCACTATTACCATAGGCGGAGTTGATATAAGGAATATCAAGAGGTCATGGCTTAGAAAAAATCTTGGTTTTGTACTTCAGGAGCCATATCTTTTTTCAAGGACCTTGTCAGAGAATATAGGAATCGCAGCAGGTGATGAGAAAGGCAGCGTAAGCATGGACAAGATAAGGCATGCTTCCAAGATAGCAGCACTTGATGAGTCTGTTGAGAAGTTCCCGTCAGGATATGATACCTTCGTTGGTGAAAGGGGCGTAACACTTTCAGGTGGTCAGAAGCAGAGGACTGCTATTGCACAGATGCTCATAGAAGAGCCGCCTGTAATGATCTTCGATGATTCACTTTCGGCTGTTGATACTCAGACTGATGCCCGCATTAGAAAGGCACTTTCTGAGAACATCGACGATGCGACGGTTATCCTTATATCTCACAGGATCATGACCCTTATGCATGCGGATAATATCATCGTCCTTGATAAGGGCAGGATAGTAGAGCAGGGAACTCATGAAGAGCTGATTGCTAAGAAGGGTATATATTATACCTGTGCTAAGCTCCAGGGACTTGATGTTCATCCTCCCAAAGAAGCGTGA